Proteins found in one Corynebacterium sanguinis genomic segment:
- a CDS encoding substrate-binding domain-containing protein, whose product MKRLTLCLAATVALAGCAAESEEPNTPAADGAIRVTGSATVEPITSLIASRTGHNVEISADGSTDGFEAFCAGESDINDSSVPIPGEGEDIDYQTQCADNGVEFIELPIALDAITFVKNDANDWASDLTIEQLHDIWTSESPVSTWSDLSPQWPGSEITLYGRPPGSGTLGVFQKIVLDDDPIRDDYAATDDMDELTEWIANDPDALGFMGVGNYLAAEGEVRSSMDNIAVDGILPSFEQTRDGQYPLSRPLFLYVNVESLDKPEVDSFVTEYLDRVEAVLPRVYFYPLPEQEYDAARERLKSRTMGTDDRWTS is encoded by the coding sequence ATGAAACGACTTACGCTCTGCCTTGCCGCAACAGTTGCGCTTGCTGGCTGCGCGGCGGAATCAGAGGAACCGAACACGCCGGCAGCAGATGGTGCGATTCGGGTGACGGGCTCGGCCACCGTGGAGCCGATCACGTCGCTCATCGCCTCACGAACCGGGCATAACGTGGAAATCAGCGCCGACGGCTCGACCGACGGGTTTGAGGCGTTCTGCGCCGGCGAATCCGACATCAACGATTCCTCGGTTCCCATCCCCGGCGAGGGCGAGGACATCGACTACCAGACACAGTGCGCGGACAACGGTGTCGAGTTCATCGAGCTGCCGATCGCACTCGACGCCATCACGTTCGTGAAAAACGACGCCAACGATTGGGCCAGTGACCTAACGATCGAGCAACTGCACGACATCTGGACCTCGGAATCGCCCGTGAGCACGTGGTCCGACCTCAGCCCGCAGTGGCCGGGGTCCGAAATCACCCTTTACGGCCGCCCGCCGGGCTCCGGCACGCTTGGGGTGTTCCAAAAGATCGTGCTTGACGACGACCCGATCCGCGACGACTACGCCGCTACCGACGACATGGACGAACTCACCGAGTGGATCGCCAACGACCCCGACGCGCTCGGCTTTATGGGCGTGGGCAACTACCTTGCCGCCGAGGGCGAGGTCCGCAGCTCGATGGACAATATCGCCGTCGACGGCATCTTGCCCAGCTTCGAGCAGACACGCGATGGTCAATACCCGCTGTCCCGCCCGCTGTTTCTCTACGTCAACGTCGAGTCGCTCGACAAACCCGAGGTGGACAGCTTTGTTACGGAGTACCTCGATCGCGTCGAGGCAGTGCTGCCGCGCGTGTACTTCTACCCCTTGCCGGAGCAGGAGTACGACGCCGCGCGCGAGCGGCTGAAATCACGGACAATGGGCACCGACGACCGCTGGACGTCGTAA
- a CDS encoding DUF1707 SHOCT-like domain-containing protein: MFRLSDEERHAALGALSSALAEGRLTMDEFDSRCQAVTTAEFHSDLDPLFRDIPHNPATFVQQGGAVEMYSAREITAARRDGQKMRAGTFWLGTFGTLAAAPAVAVATGSGFGFLLLLLIPTLFVLLYVMKVGPDSWYTPSVRQLERRRRELVRIRQLEIESARAHEEAARRAARKQQMSQLTDEALNVAQQTVKRFKGK; this comes from the coding sequence ATGTTTCGCCTCAGCGACGAGGAGCGCCACGCCGCCCTCGGTGCGCTGAGTTCTGCTCTGGCGGAGGGCAGGCTCACCATGGACGAGTTCGACTCGCGTTGCCAGGCGGTAACCACCGCGGAGTTCCACAGCGACCTCGACCCGCTGTTTCGAGACATCCCGCACAACCCGGCCACGTTTGTGCAGCAGGGTGGCGCAGTCGAGATGTACAGCGCACGGGAGATCACTGCAGCGCGCCGCGACGGACAGAAGATGCGCGCGGGAACGTTTTGGCTGGGCACCTTCGGCACGCTGGCCGCCGCCCCCGCCGTGGCGGTGGCAACCGGAAGCGGGTTCGGGTTCCTCCTGCTCTTGCTCATCCCCACCTTGTTCGTATTGCTCTACGTGATGAAGGTCGGCCCCGATTCCTGGTATACCCCGAGCGTGCGCCAGCTCGAGCGCAGGCGCCGCGAGCTCGTGCGCATCCGCCAGCTCGAGATCGAATCCGCCCGCGCCCACGAGGAGGCCGCGCGGCGCGCCGCACGCAAGCAGCAGATGAGCCAACTCACCGACGAAGCCTTGAACGTGGCCCAGCAGACCGTGAAACGCTTCAAGGGCAAGTAG